The DNA sequence CTTACCATCTACAATGATGCTGAATTTGCAGGTAAGGTTTTAGACCGTTATTTTATGGCAAAACCAAATCTGGATAAAGAAGATGTGCAGATGCTTCTTCAGGGAATTCAAAGCACGGAGAGTCCTTTATATAAAATATTTACAGATAAAAAAGAAGATATTGTTAAGATCCTTCCCGCTGAAAAGTATGATATGATCAACAAAAATATCAAGATGAACACCATCGTTAAAAAGTCTTACAATCCTGATACGAAAACATGGAGTGACAGCTACTTTTTTGCTGAAACACAAAAATTCTTAACCAAAGAAGAATCCGAAAAAATATTAAAAAGAGCGAAGGCGAACAGAGCATTAAAAAATAAAGATATTGCTACTTATGAAGCATTGACTTTGGAGCTGTATAAAGATTACGCTGCATCATCTTCAGAAGAACTGAATGCTATCGCATGGAATTTCTTTGAAAATGTAAATACTAAATCATCTCTTGAAAAAGCTGTCCTTTGGGCTCAGGAGTCTGTAAAGAAAAGTGAAAACTCAGCGAATACAGATACTCTGGCTAATCTATATAATAAAGTTGGAGATAAGAAAAATGCAAAAGTTTGGGCTGAGAAAGCAATAGCCCTTGCTAAAAGCACCGGAGAAGATGCTTCAGAGACTGAAAAATTATTGAAAAGTCTTTAAATAAAAGCTTTATATAAAAACAAAAAACCGTAGCGTATGCTACGGTTTTTTTATTGAAAATTATTTTAAGCGCTTCAAAGACATTTGTGTAACAGGACCAGAACCTGTGTTTCCACTACTTAGGTACTTCACAGTTACATTTCGAGTATTTGAAACTCTAAATGAATACTTTTTTGATGCCTGCATAGGAATAGAAGTGAGTAATGTGTAGGTTTGTAAGCTTCCAGTTGGAGCTGTAAAATCATCATTGACCCGGGCAACCCAGTTATTGGCACCATTATCCCAAATACCAATCACAGGGGTAGTTGCATTACTTGTTGATAATTGTGCATTCATTCTCACCTCATACACACCATCGGCCGAAACTTTAAATGAATTGGTTGTAGCCGTCCCGGAATATGTATTTTCATTATCTATAATTTCATTTGTTAATTGTCCAATAGGATCTGCTATAGTAGATGAGGACGCAGATGTGTAATCAGCAGTCATTTGCACCACAATTTCCTGAGCCACTATAAACTTTCCATCTACCACAATTACTGTTCCGGTAGCATCAGGAGCCCCTGCAAGACTTTGCCAGGTAGGAGCCGTTCCAGGACCATTAGATTTCAATACCTGGCCTGCTTCTCCAGCAGAACCTGCGGTTGTGCCATCTCCACCGACGTTGAGCTCATTGACCAATTGTAAGGAACCGTTTACGTGTAATGTTTTTTGTGGAGTTGTCGTGTTAACCCCCACTTGTGCGTAGGAGATTAAAGGAAGCAGTACTGCTCCCAGAAATAGATTTTTTTTCATTGTTTGTATTTTTAAAAATTATAAATATTATCAGAATAAGTAACCATAGTTATTTACTGGATACCCATTCTATCCATTGATTTTTATACCAATAATTGGGTTTTTAAATAAAATCCGGAAAGGGATCACAACATATATACCAACTATGCGTAATATTGTCTCTCAAATGAATTCAACCCACTCATTATCACACCATTACACACAAGTGTTCCGAAAAATTTATACGGTAAAATATGCTGCTTTGCTATTTCTCTTCAGATCGAGTTTATTGACGAACTGTAAAGAATTTTTTCATAGAAATGCAGAAGATCGTTGTAATATTTCCTGATCGTACACAGGAAATCATGTAGAGTATCTACTACTTTGAGATTGTTTTTTCATTTTTGCTTTAGTTTGTGTTTTTTAAATAATTACCCAAATATAACAATTATAAGTGAAAATAAAACAATTTCATTCTTTTTTAATAAATTTTTAATATTCTCATTTACAATTCTTTTGGCCTTAGGAATGTCTCTAAAACAGCCGTACCATATAAAATATCATATAAAAAAAACCGCGAAAATTTGCGGTTTTTATTTTTGATCACATTGAAAATTTTAATATTCAAAAAGCACACTTCCCCAGGTAAATCCACTTCCGAAAGCGGAAAGAAGAACTAAATCCCCCCTTTTTATTTTACCTTCTTCAATCGCTTCACTTAAAGCAATTGGAATAGAAGCAGCTGTTGTATTTCCATATTTCTGGATATTGTTGTGAATCTTCTCATCCGGTAATCCAAATTTTTGCTGCACAAACTGGGCAATTCTCAAATTAGCCTGATGCGGAATAAACATATCCACATCTTCAATTGTTTTTCCGGCTTTATCCAAAGCTTCCATCATCGTTTCAGGAAATCTTGTCACGGCATTCTTAAACACAAAGTTTCCGTTCATGATCGGATATACTTCTTTATTGGTGACATTTTCCGGCTCTTTTCTCATCCTGTCACTCCATCCGTATTTAGAACCTGGAAACTGGGTACACAGTTCGTCTGCATATTTCCCTTCAGAATGCATATTGAACGATAAAATATCCCCGGCATTCTCATCTTCGGTTGCAGAAAGAATAATCGCTCCTGCCCCATCTCCGAAAATTACAGAAACCCCTCTTCCTTCATCAGAAAAATCCAAGCCGAAAGAGTGGACTTCAGCTCCGACTACCAGAATATTTTTATAGGCTCCTGTTTTAATAAAAGCATTGGCTACGCTCATCGCATACACAAACCCAGAGCATTGATTTCTCACATCCAATGCTCCAATAGTATCACAGCCTAACATATCCTGAAGCAATACTCCACAACCCGGAAAATAGTAATCGGGAGAAAGCGTAGCGAAAACAATATAATCGATATCTTTACCGGTTAAGCCTGCTTTTTCAAGTGCTTTTTCAGTAGCTTTATATGCTAAATAAGCCGTTGTCTCCTGAGAATCGTTTCTGTTTTTTCGATGTCTTCTTTCTTTGATGCCGGTTCTTTCTGTGATCCATTCATCATTAGTGGTCATTAATTTAGCTAAATCATCATTGGTTACAACATTATCCGGAACATAAAATCCGATTCCTTTTATTGTACTTTTAATCATATAGTTTTTTAATTTTGGCAAAGATAAACTTATTTAATCCATAGTATTTCAAAATATTAGTATTTTTACTTTATGCCAATTGATACGATATACAGAGATTCCCACTGTGAGTGGGTAGATGTAGAAGCTCCTACTGCTGAGGACCTGCAATTTCTTCATGAAAGATATGAGATCAACAATCTTCTTCTGGAAGATACGCTGGATCCGAATCACTTACCGAAATATGAAGAGGATGGAAATGTAAAATTCTTTTTACTACGGGAAAGCACAGAGCTGGAAAGGAAAAACCTGAATACCATCAGTGATATCAGCACCAAGATTGGTATTTTTATTTTAGGGAATACCATCATCACTGTTCACAGGATGAAAACAAAAAGTATCTCCGAAACCAAAAAGCAACTTTCTGCTGATCAAACCAGCACATCTCCTGAAAAAGTGGCATTAATGATTGCCCTGCTGATCATGAAAAGTTTTGATGATGAATCGATCAGCCTGCTGGAAACTATGGATAATATTGAAAATGAGATTTTTCTAAAGAATACCAACCACACAACACAGATCCGAAGACTTTATAAGCTAAAGAGAAAATCAGGATTGAATTCCAGAGTATTGATCATTTCTACAGATGCGGTTGACAAGTTTAAACTCTTAAACTTACAGGATTCCGAATTTGTGGATCTGAAAGATAAACACAAGGATGTTGTGGCCGATTTTGATCACCTGAACATTCAGATTACCAACCTTATTTCTATGTTTCTTGCACTCTCCGATCAAAAGGCCAACCAGGTGATGAAAGTACTGGCTATCTATTCAGTTTACTTTTTACCGATCACCTTTATTGCTGGAGTATATGGGATGAATTTTGATAATATGCCGGAACTTCACCATAAGCATGGATATTATTTTACATTAGGGTTAATGGCATTAATTGTCATTGTTACTTTTATCTATGCGAGAAGAAAACAATGGTAGTTTTACGGATGAATTAGGGGGAAAACACTTCTTTCCCGGATTTCTTTTATCATTATTTTTATGCTTTGAAACTTTGTAAGGGAGTAATTTCTTATAAAACCTGCAGAATATTTTTTAACGCAGAAATGCAAAATAATTGAAGTCGCTATTGTAAGAGATTGCTTCACCTTCGGTTCGCAATGACAATTAAGTAACACTAAAAACACCATGAAAACTGATCTTCTTAATAAAATTCTGGATGATGATGTCCTTTCAAAGGCGTCTAAAGATAAATTGAAAGCCCTCCATGAAAATATTTCCACCAAGGAGTTTTCAGACCTTCTTGATGATGCCGGAAACCAGTATGTAGAATTTGTACAGGAAGGCGGCGGTGTTTGGGGAAGCGCCCTTGTAGGGTATCTGTATGGCCTTGAAATCTTTGGAGTCCGTTTTCTGAAAGTAGCTGGGACAAGCGCCGGAGCTATCAATACCATGCTTATTGCAGCTTACAAAACAAAGGAAGAAGCTAAAAGTGAAATGATTAAAGAAATCCTATTCAACTGGAATTTTGCTGATTTTATGGATGGTAAACCTTATGTACGGACAACCATCCATGCAATGCTCAATAATAAGAACTTTCTGAAAATAAATGCGATTATTGCAGTCATTCTTTTACTCATTCTTGTTATTTCCCCATTTGCAATTCCTTCAGAAACCATATGGCAGGCAAAACTTCTTTTCCTTGTTCCCATTATTCCTCTGATCATCCTGTTCTTTTGTATCCGAAAATTTTATAATGATTTCAGGAAGCAAAACAGTGGTCTTAATCCTGGAAATGCTTTTCTGAATACCATGAAAGACGCACTGGACGGTTTTGGAGTAAAAACGGTAGCCGAGCTGAATCAAAAATTTGCGGCAAAAGAATACGACCTCAATCTCAATTACAGGTATGGAAATAATCAGGAATATTATACCATCGCATTAAATAGTATCGAAGAGATCAAGAACAACATTCAGGAACATATTGACGAAACCCAGTATAAAATATTTTACGATAGCGCCGTCAGCAATGATCACTATAAGAATAATCCTTTCTATCAATTAAGATCTGAATATGTAGTAATCGCTACTGATATCAATGCGAAGATCAAAGTTGAATTGCCATCAATGGCCAATCTATATTGGTCGGAAGAAGAATTGAAACACAGCAGCCCGGCAGAATTTGTGCGTGCTTCAATGTCTGTACCCTTCTTTTTTGAACCATTACAAAAACGGATCAACAAAGATGATGATTCAGTGAAATACGCCTGGAGATTCTGGATGAATACAAAATCTGAAGATATTTATCCTGTAGGTGTTTTTATTGATGGTGGAAGCATCTCAAATTTCCCCATCGATCTTTTTCATGCCAATGATGTATTTTATCCTAGAATGCCTTTGTTTGGGGTACAACTCACCAGTAATTCTGAAGTGGATGCTGAAAAAGGAAAAACAAGTGAACAGATTTTAAAGACTCCTTTTTCCTATGCCGGAAATATGATTGATACTTTAAAAGGATTTAATGATAAATCTTTTCTTACTAAACATACTTTTTATCGGTTGTACAGCATACAAACTGTAGATTGTGGTACCAGCAGCTGGCTTAATTTCTTTATGAAAAGAGAAGAAAAAGAACAGCTTTTTAATGCCGGCTTCCTTGCAGCCCTCGATTTCCTTAATGGCTTTGATTGGAAAAAATATAAAAAGGAAAGAATGATGATCTCCATGAAAGAGAAAAAAATACTGAAAGAGGAAGATACCAAGACGGTGGGATGAGAGATTTTTGAGTATTTTTGAAACAAATTTTTCAATAAAACCATTATTATCAATGAAGACCTTAGTAATATTATTTTCTATTATTCCATTATTTGTCTTTAGTCAAAACTTTGATTACAAAAGAGACTTCGAAAATATTCTAAAAGAAACTCAAGATAAAAAATCTGATCTGAACTATGAAAGTTTACTGGAGAGATACAATAAAGTTGACACAACTCTTACAAATAAACAAATGCTATCATTACTCATTGGATTTACTGTTAATAAAAATTATAAGCCATATAAAGACATTGAATTTGGAAGAAACCTATACAAGTTGAATGATGAAAAAAAATTCAATGAAGTTATTAAAACTGGAAATGAATTTCTAAGTACTCATCCCTTTGATATCAAAACTCTTTATGAAACTTCCTATGCACAAAGCGAAAGTGGGAATGACAAAGTAGCCGAAAGCTATTTAATTAAGGCAATGTTAATTTTTAAAGCAATGAACTATAGTGGTAGTACTACATCAATGGATACTGCATTTTTCGCATTAAATCCAACTGATGGACAAGACTTTATAAGAAAGGGAATTGGTGCTAAAATTGGAATGATGGGCTCCAGTAAAGATAAGAATGGATACTTTATAGATATATTAGAGGCCATTTTTAAAGATGATTCAAGACAAACTTTCTATTTTGTAATTCCTCATGCAACTAAAAAAATGTTTGAATAATGACAAAATATATCTGCGAATGTTGTGGCAAAGAAATGGAAGACTGGCCTGCCCTTGCTTACAAATCTCCTTCAAGTTATATGCAATTAACTAAAGAGGAATTAGAGAATGCTGAACTTAGCTCAGATTTGTGCGTTATTGAACATCCCGAACAAACAGACCGATTTATCCGTACGGTATTGGTGCAGGAAGTTATTGAAAGCTGTCAAACTCTTGAATATGGAGTTTGGGTGACTTTAAGTGAAAAAAGCTTTAATGAATATGTCGAAAACTATGATAATAAAGAATTCGAAGCTGAATATTTTGGATGGCTTTCAAATTATCTGCCTGATTATGATTTCTCAGAAAGTATCCCTACTAACGTTGTAGTAAATAATAAAATAGGACGACCTTTTGTTTATCCACATGAGAGCTTTGAACATCCATTTGTGGAAGATTTCTATAATGGGTTACCAATAGAAGAAGCTGAAAGGAGAATTAACAACCTTTTAAATAGATAAAATAATGATTCAACTTTAATAAGTTGGAGAATAGAGAATGTAAATTATAAAGAGTAGGTCTTAAGTAGATCCTTCGACTCCGTTCAGGATGAAATTCCTAATACAAATTGTTCTATCAGAACAGAATCGACGATACTACTTTCTTAAATAGCTATAGCTTATCAATAAACTCCAGATACATTGGAACACTTCTATCAATCCATTCTTTAGAACTATTAAGCTCTATTCCATAATACACAAACATTCCCTGATAATGAGCTTTTATATACTCAAAACTTAGCTCATAGGGTCTTGCCAACTCTTCCATTGTGTATTTATATTCACCGGATGCGGAGTAGTCTTCCTTTTCAACTCCTGCTGTTATGGATAAGGCAACCTTCTTCCCTCCCACTTTGAATCCACTTTTGCTTCCGTATGCCCAGCCATAAGTTAGCACTTCATCAAACCATTTTTTCAAAAGTGGCGGACTGCTGAACCAATAGAATGGAAACTGGAAAACAATTTTATCATAGTTTTCAATAAGTTGCTGTTCTTTGGCGACATCAATTTTCTCATCAGGATATACACTGTATAAATCATGAACAGTATATTTTTCAGGATATTTCTCCAATTCCTCTTTCCATTTTTTATTAATTAAAGAATCCTCCATATGGGGGTGGGTTATAATAACTAATGTTTTCATTTTCTTAAAATTTACTCCTACAAAAATAATCCACTTCACTTACATTTCGTACATTAGCATCTAATTGTATGGTACTATAAAAAAGGTAAGTAATGGGTAAAATAAAGGAAACTTCTACAAATTTCGCTAATAAAAAGGTACTTGCTGATGAGTGTTCAGAGGTGTATGCATCCAATATCATTGGTGGACAATGGTCACTGGCGATATGCAGCTGGCTGATCAACGGGAAATTAAGATTTGGGGAATTGAAAAAACTCCTTCCAAATATTACGGAACGGATGCTTACTCTACAGCTTCGAAGGCTTGAAGAAAGTAAGATCATTACCCGAACTGTATTCGCAGAAGTTCCGCCCCGTGTTGAATATGAACTTACAGAAATTGGCTATAAACTTAAACCCATTATTACGGAGCTTGAACAATGGGGAAAAGAGCATAAGGAAATTGTGAAGACAAGTGAATAGGAAAATATTAGATAAAGCTACTGTATAATTTTTACTTTGTTAGTTGAATATGCAAAGGTTCTCGATACATTTTTCTTCATGAAATGAAGAAAAACACTCGAACTGACGGACAAGCAATATTTATCTTATTTTATCCTTTTTGCCACATCGGGTGATGCTTCAATATCGTTTTATAAATAGAACAGTTTTCTGTGTGAGCACCATTGAGATAGCCAATACTCATTAAAAATTCATTAACAATTTCGCCTCCTGTAAACTTAAATGTCTTCTTAAATAGTTTCATCCATTCCTGTAGTGTTTTAGGATGATGATGTTCCAACCATTTTTCAAAAGAACCAAATTCCTTTTGTAATTCAATAATCGTCTTGGCATTTTCGATGGCAGCATTCACTTTTAATTTATTCCTGATGATACCACTATCGCTCAATAATCTTTCACGATCTTCCTCGGTATATGCCGCAACTTTCTGAATATTGAAATTGTCATAAGCATTTCTAAAGCTTTCTTCCTTTTTTAGAATGGTTTCCCAGCTTAATCCTGCCTGATTAATTTCCATCACCAAGCGTCCGAACAATTCATTATCGTCATGAATAGGAAATCCGTAATGATTATCGTGATAATTTTTATGAAGTGATTTTCTACTTTCAGGCTGCATCCCTTCTATGGCTGAACAATAACTCATTTAAATAAATTTTCTGTTTTAGTTAAAAATTTTTCCAGAGCATCTTTGATATCAATGCCTGTTCGATCTGCTAAGATAATCAACCACCAGATATTTTCTCCTAACTTATGTTCCAGCTCAGCTGCTGACTCTTTTTTCAACCATGTTTTTTCATGGGACATTACATCTCTTCCAATAAGCGCGGCATCTGTAAGGTAAGCCAAGACATCCTGTTCCAACGTCCATTCAGAACCATTATGTTGCTTTTCCAAGAGATGGTACTTTTCTCTGATATCCAGAGAACGTTCTATGATTTTGTCTAAGTTATGATCCATGATGTAATTACTGAAAAGATTGTCTGTATTGATTAGGAGTCTGTTTTGTTTTATTTTTAAATAATTTATTAAACGATTGTGGATGTTCAAACCCCAGCTGATAAGCTGTTTCAGAAACGGATAAATGTTCCTCTGACAAATACTCTTTAGCTTTTTCAATGAGTTTTTCATGGATATGCTGCTGTGCACTCTGCCCGGTATGATGTCTAAGCATATCACTCAGATACCGTGGAGTAAGATTGAGCTGAGAAGCGATATATTCAACAGTAGGTAATCCCTTAATTCCTTTTTCTTTGTCGAAGTATTCATCCAGTAAATCTTCCATTTTAGATACTAAATCATTATTTACTGATTTTCTGGTGATGAACTGTCGGTTATAAAAACGATTACTGTAGGTAAGAAGCAATTCTATCTGGGAAATAATAACATCCTGACTGAAATGATCGATCCTTTCATTCAGTTCGCTCTGAATGTTTTCAAAAACGTCCATAATTGTTTTCTTTTCCTTCTCTGAAAGGTATAGAGCCTCTGAAGCAGCATATGAAAAGAACCCATAATTCTTAATTTTCTTCAACAGGGAATACGGTCTTATAAAATCCGGATGGATATGCAGTGACATCCCTGAATAGGTCCTTTCTTCCTGCTCAAACATTAGAACCTGACCAGGTGCCACAAATGATAATCCTCCCTCTTCAAAATCATAATATCCCTGTCCATAACGAACTTTTCCTTTAAATTTTATTTTAAATGAGATCTTATAAAAATCAGACTTTGTTCCATGCTCAAAAACTTTGGGATCAAAATTTACATCTTCATAATTAACAATAGTAATTAGAGGATGAAGCGGTGCAGAAAGCCCCATAGCTTCACGTAAAGCAGATAATGAACGAAAATGGACGGGTGTGTGATTGGTTTTCATAGTACAAAGATATGATGGTTTGTGACAACTGTTAGTCAGTAGGGAATTTTATTGAATTGAAAATTGAAAGTTGAGAATTGAAAATTAATACTGAGACTACTACGT is a window from the Chryseobacterium sp. T16E-39 genome containing:
- a CDS encoding thioredoxin family protein, whose amino-acid sequence is MKKLAILSSIFIGILAFGQGIKFEDTSFASVVAKAKKENKLIFIDAYASWCGPCKLMVKNIFPLKDVGDYYNAHFINAKIDMEKGEGIDLAKKYNVKAFPTYLFINGNGEEVHRTLGYVEEKDFIQFAKDAEDPNKRLTALKQKFENGEKDPEFLKNLADLTIYNDAEFAGKVLDRYFMAKPNLDKEDVQMLLQGIQSTESPLYKIFTDKKEDIVKILPAEKYDMINKNIKMNTIVKKSYNPDTKTWSDSYFFAETQKFLTKEESEKILKRAKANRALKNKDIATYEALTLELYKDYAASSSEELNAIAWNFFENVNTKSSLEKAVLWAQESVKKSENSANTDTLANLYNKVGDKKNAKVWAEKAIALAKSTGEDASETEKLLKSL
- a CDS encoding 3-oxoacyl-ACP synthase III family protein; its protein translation is MIKSTIKGIGFYVPDNVVTNDDLAKLMTTNDEWITERTGIKERRHRKNRNDSQETTAYLAYKATEKALEKAGLTGKDIDYIVFATLSPDYYFPGCGVLLQDMLGCDTIGALDVRNQCSGFVYAMSVANAFIKTGAYKNILVVGAEVHSFGLDFSDEGRGVSVIFGDGAGAIILSATEDENAGDILSFNMHSEGKYADELCTQFPGSKYGWSDRMRKEPENVTNKEVYPIMNGNFVFKNAVTRFPETMMEALDKAGKTIEDVDMFIPHQANLRIAQFVQQKFGLPDEKIHNNIQKYGNTTAASIPIALSEAIEEGKIKRGDLVLLSAFGSGFTWGSVLFEY
- a CDS encoding CorA family divalent cation transporter, which encodes MPIDTIYRDSHCEWVDVEAPTAEDLQFLHERYEINNLLLEDTLDPNHLPKYEEDGNVKFFLLRESTELERKNLNTISDISTKIGIFILGNTIITVHRMKTKSISETKKQLSADQTSTSPEKVALMIALLIMKSFDDESISLLETMDNIENEIFLKNTNHTTQIRRLYKLKRKSGLNSRVLIISTDAVDKFKLLNLQDSEFVDLKDKHKDVVADFDHLNIQITNLISMFLALSDQKANQVMKVLAIYSVYFLPITFIAGVYGMNFDNMPELHHKHGYYFTLGLMALIVIVTFIYARRKQW
- a CDS encoding patatin-like phospholipase family protein, whose amino-acid sequence is MKTDLLNKILDDDVLSKASKDKLKALHENISTKEFSDLLDDAGNQYVEFVQEGGGVWGSALVGYLYGLEIFGVRFLKVAGTSAGAINTMLIAAYKTKEEAKSEMIKEILFNWNFADFMDGKPYVRTTIHAMLNNKNFLKINAIIAVILLLILVISPFAIPSETIWQAKLLFLVPIIPLIILFFCIRKFYNDFRKQNSGLNPGNAFLNTMKDALDGFGVKTVAELNQKFAAKEYDLNLNYRYGNNQEYYTIALNSIEEIKNNIQEHIDETQYKIFYDSAVSNDHYKNNPFYQLRSEYVVIATDINAKIKVELPSMANLYWSEEELKHSSPAEFVRASMSVPFFFEPLQKRINKDDDSVKYAWRFWMNTKSEDIYPVGVFIDGGSISNFPIDLFHANDVFYPRMPLFGVQLTSNSEVDAEKGKTSEQILKTPFSYAGNMIDTLKGFNDKSFLTKHTFYRLYSIQTVDCGTSSWLNFFMKREEKEQLFNAGFLAALDFLNGFDWKKYKKERMMISMKEKKILKEEDTKTVG
- a CDS encoding DUF4919 domain-containing protein, with the protein product MKTLVILFSIIPLFVFSQNFDYKRDFENILKETQDKKSDLNYESLLERYNKVDTTLTNKQMLSLLIGFTVNKNYKPYKDIEFGRNLYKLNDEKKFNEVIKTGNEFLSTHPFDIKTLYETSYAQSESGNDKVAESYLIKAMLIFKAMNYSGSTTSMDTAFFALNPTDGQDFIRKGIGAKIGMMGSSKDKNGYFIDILEAIFKDDSRQTFYFVIPHATKKMFE
- a CDS encoding DUF2199 domain-containing protein produces the protein MTKYICECCGKEMEDWPALAYKSPSSYMQLTKEELENAELSSDLCVIEHPEQTDRFIRTVLVQEVIESCQTLEYGVWVTLSEKSFNEYVENYDNKEFEAEYFGWLSNYLPDYDFSESIPTNVVVNNKIGRPFVYPHESFEHPFVEDFYNGLPIEEAERRINNLLNR
- a CDS encoding NAD(P)H-dependent oxidoreductase is translated as MKTLVIITHPHMEDSLINKKWKEELEKYPEKYTVHDLYSVYPDEKIDVAKEQQLIENYDKIVFQFPFYWFSSPPLLKKWFDEVLTYGWAYGSKSGFKVGGKKVALSITAGVEKEDYSASGEYKYTMEELARPYELSFEYIKAHYQGMFVYYGIELNSSKEWIDRSVPMYLEFIDKL
- a CDS encoding winged helix-turn-helix transcriptional regulator, with translation MGKIKETSTNFANKKVLADECSEVYASNIIGGQWSLAICSWLINGKLRFGELKKLLPNITERMLTLQLRRLEESKIITRTVFAEVPPRVEYELTEIGYKLKPIITELEQWGKEHKEIVKTSE
- a CDS encoding DNA-3-methyladenine glycosylase I, producing the protein MSYCSAIEGMQPESRKSLHKNYHDNHYGFPIHDDNELFGRLVMEINQAGLSWETILKKEESFRNAYDNFNIQKVAAYTEEDRERLLSDSGIIRNKLKVNAAIENAKTIIELQKEFGSFEKWLEHHHPKTLQEWMKLFKKTFKFTGGEIVNEFLMSIGYLNGAHTENCSIYKTILKHHPMWQKG
- a CDS encoding MazG-like protein produces the protein MDHNLDKIIERSLDIREKYHLLEKQHNGSEWTLEQDVLAYLTDAALIGRDVMSHEKTWLKKESAAELEHKLGENIWWLIILADRTGIDIKDALEKFLTKTENLFK
- a CDS encoding helix-turn-helix domain-containing protein, producing MKTNHTPVHFRSLSALREAMGLSAPLHPLITIVNYEDVNFDPKVFEHGTKSDFYKISFKIKFKGKVRYGQGYYDFEEGGLSFVAPGQVLMFEQEERTYSGMSLHIHPDFIRPYSLLKKIKNYGFFSYAASEALYLSEKEKKTIMDVFENIQSELNERIDHFSQDVIISQIELLLTYSNRFYNRQFITRKSVNNDLVSKMEDLLDEYFDKEKGIKGLPTVEYIASQLNLTPRYLSDMLRHHTGQSAQQHIHEKLIEKAKEYLSEEHLSVSETAYQLGFEHPQSFNKLFKNKTKQTPNQYRQSFQ